The following proteins are encoded in a genomic region of Neoarius graeffei isolate fNeoGra1 chromosome 6, fNeoGra1.pri, whole genome shotgun sequence:
- the LOC132888186 gene encoding uncharacterized protein LOC132888186 isoform X2: MMDNDLEAVWVNILLPKTKPILLSACYRPPDVNNFYNILEEVCSNAEGFVDSEVIITGDFNTNVSTSKANSLVNSLKYFCSMFDLHQMITEPTRVCESSQTTIDLMLVSDQDKICQSGVITCGMSDHMAIYCTRKVLRSKATGHNTIKVRSMKHYTAEVFCERLSMIDWSSVLNCMNVDQAWRNFTTMFIYVLDSIAPVKSISVKHRTEPWVSTEILEAINRRDQALKESKKSNDQSEFKRLRNKVNRMIDKSKVDYYKNNLQLNHNNPKKLWQLCKQLGSSKKQKSNFSIGLKIDGIVSFNLTAVVLKFNSFFTTIATILVDSLPIPSTFGQNHINNFYKTFGVQQDAFALSTIEVFEVRKMLRTLDSSKATGLDNIPARFVIDAAELIAPSITHIIRAVDSFGWARDKII; this comes from the coding sequence ATGATGGACAATGACCTGGAAGCTGTTTGGGTGAATATCCTCCTCCCAAAGACTAAGCCTATTCTTCTCAGCGCCTGTTATAGACCACCTGATGTGAATAATTTCTATAACATCTTGGAGGAAGTGTGCTCGAACGCTGAAGGTTTTGTTGACAGTGAAGTGATAATAACTGGTGATTTCAATACAAATGTGTCAACATCTAAGGCTAATTCACTTGTTAACTCTCTAAAATATTTCTGTTCAATGTTTGATCTTCATCAAATGATTACAGAACCAACAAGAGTGTGTGAATCTAGTCAGACTACCATAGATTTGATGCTTGTATCTgatcaggataaaatctgtcaaagTGGTGTGATAACTTGTGGTATGAGTGATCATATGGCTATTTATTGTACCAGGAAGGTTCTAAGATCAAAAGCAACAGGTCATAATACGATAAAGGTTCGGTCAATGAAACATTACACTGCTGAGGTATTCTGTGAAAGACTGTCTATGATTGATTGGTCGAGTGTGTTAAACTGTATGAATGTTGATCAAGCTTGGCGTAACTTTACAACCATGTTTATCTATGTGTTGGATAGTATCGCTCCTGTTAAGTCTATCTCTGTGAAACACCGTACTGAGCCTTGGGTCAGTACTGAGATCTTGGAGGCGATCAACAGAAGAGATCAAGCTTTGAAGGAGTCCAAGAAATCAAATGATCAGTCTGAATTCAAACGTCTTCGGAATAAGGTTAATCGAATGATAGACAAGTCAAAGGTGGATTACTATAAAAATAATCTTCAATTAAACCATAATAATCCCAAAAAACTCTGGCAGCTGTGTAAACAGCTTGGTTCTTCCAAAAAACAAAAATCCAACTTTTCAATTGGTCTCAAAATTGATGGGATTGTATCTTTTAATCTTACAGCAGTGGTGTTAAAATTTAATTCCTTTTTTACCACCATTGCTACAATTCTTGTAGATTCCCTCCCCATACCTTCTACATTTGGTCAAAATCACATAAATAATTTTTATAAAACTTTCGGAGTTCAGCAGGACGCTTTTGCTTTGTCAACCATCGAGGTTTTTGAGGTGCGTAAAATGCTGAGGACTCTGGACTCGTCGAAGGCCACAGGTCTGGATAATATCCCCGCCCGATTTGTGATTGATGCAGCAGAGCTTATTGCTCCAAGCATCACTCATATaatcagggccgttgacagctttggctgggcccgggacaaaataatctga